One part of the Marinobacterium rhizophilum genome encodes these proteins:
- a CDS encoding eCIS core domain-containing protein, which yields MGSLSGPLQVPADARRKATGRRSRPTLHRYARQRSAEQVQQLLHGTTDRGPDPATPALSGIQCNAQNNPLPLGAVQDPLERQADAVADRIAGTAGPQAAPVVASGIQNAPENRQQSPDATVETEEQQARAEPDSDSEQRPGLWQRIRGLFSGGRPLPATSRAFFEPQLGQDLSRVRIHTDPAAAQTAHDLGARAYAWRQHLVFAPGQWQPESPRGRHLLAHELTHVVQQGATTALPGVQAPAITSSTPRIQGAWYHDVADVAGDVIDAGSDLASSAIDAGSDLVEGAVALGADAAWAIVRRVAPARLLEILDAVRERGFLGFIRDKISDVASSLFGGLADRSDTLGTLFTTFGRLASAAGEIVAGLARGDCEPLFAALGQLRDLVGELARDAFDAIAEFFRPVGDFFSDIWNRYGAPLFDWLGEVAGDTWDYVRNLGQQIWDWTRPVVDAIRSVISDAWDWIKQQLGLSSSEGNSSGGLIQWVKDQAASAWSAIKTELAPVIGPIQRLVDKVREILPLDAIVNFRDTLNGWLEQAGSMAQNLDPSAGGDAAENQVSLRDEILPAILARIEAFQGSLVSTGLWVATHIGAAVTQGQAFISGLAGQPLLSPVRSAFDWLSSGLTSLGNWAAQTVQGLFISLGNGLVRLSTFIRPVLDALQRILQILGNILAFLPDFLLGPAWWVLPTCIKDSLKQFFIEQILSRIPLFQQLMAVGDIWARVQQAALRILQQVFVDGDLGGALWTFFSSMLNLIGIPAQLVLQIIANAAQAFSDILMDPIGFFGNFLRSIWQGASNFFSNILTHLFNGVTGWLFGQVEEAGITPPDLTSFRSIVDFVFQLMGLTLEHIWSKLGEHIGQPLMERLRGAVELASGAFEWLRIAVTEGPAGLWNLLQQRLGDLWNLVLGSVANWVNTAIIATASRWLLSLLDVSGITPIINALIAVYRAIESFVQYVNELLQILNSVIMGIGEIARGVIDRAAELLESSLASGVPVVVGFLANQFNLGRLGTRIRELVESLRARVDAALDWIIERALRLGQGFLDMLRSGAAAVRNWWESRKTFNDSEGGDHALYFEGRGGELIVESTPTPVGQFLQHLAIAEADPQHAAKTRHRTEALRIHGDITQLKRRLETAPEAERGTLQTELSQQLDQLAVHLTPLLVGQDATAGGRIPDPLTLAALDQPPAALPRTPEEEQADLNGARQLLMLAKEGADGTAALSEYFQRIRTRFALDEVAYHMEGGRIRIRLRAARQQEVDVDAPVTTGTPGVDLRSQVTHSTGSAAGDTVGVGMVADPVGEDHIPNGSGPQSGELAGVMGKLVTDPGQRNPSKYIRGHLLNEQIGGPGTAQNLYPITGQANERHKTLVENPIKNWVKQSHYWVYYSVQVAGISEHIEHPEQKHPQNWINASFQCHAYVKYADGSQHNPIRETIVSNYVQGSAEASEADTGPRLDAGIKGALDALPAARRSVAAILERVRDYNADRSPGIPFGDARAGTLIAAYNRYDEGDLNNLDSQRRSDLSYINNRADSIRAILANAD from the coding sequence ATGGGCAGCCTCTCTGGCCCGCTGCAGGTTCCCGCGGATGCGCGTCGCAAGGCAACCGGACGCCGTAGCCGGCCAACGCTGCACCGGTATGCTCGCCAGCGCTCCGCTGAACAGGTACAGCAGCTACTGCATGGCACAACCGATCGCGGCCCGGATCCAGCAACCCCGGCGTTAAGCGGCATTCAGTGCAACGCCCAAAACAATCCGTTACCACTTGGCGCTGTACAGGATCCGCTGGAACGCCAGGCCGACGCCGTGGCCGACCGGATCGCCGGCACCGCCGGGCCGCAAGCGGCGCCAGTCGTCGCATCCGGTATTCAAAACGCGCCCGAAAACCGGCAGCAAAGCCCGGACGCCACGGTCGAGACTGAAGAACAGCAGGCCCGGGCAGAGCCGGACAGTGACAGCGAGCAACGTCCCGGACTCTGGCAGCGCATTCGCGGCCTGTTCAGTGGCGGCCGGCCGCTACCGGCCACCAGTCGCGCCTTTTTCGAGCCCCAGCTGGGCCAGGACCTCTCCCGCGTGCGCATCCATACCGACCCGGCGGCGGCGCAGACCGCCCATGACCTCGGCGCCCGGGCCTATGCCTGGCGCCAGCACCTGGTGTTCGCACCGGGCCAGTGGCAGCCCGAGTCTCCCCGTGGCCGTCACCTGCTGGCTCACGAGCTGACCCATGTGGTGCAGCAGGGTGCGACGACCGCGCTGCCCGGCGTCCAGGCGCCGGCAATCACCAGCTCCACGCCACGGATCCAGGGCGCCTGGTATCACGATGTGGCCGATGTCGCCGGCGATGTGATCGACGCCGGCAGCGATCTGGCCAGCAGTGCCATTGACGCCGGCAGCGATCTGGTTGAAGGTGCGGTCGCGCTCGGCGCCGACGCCGCCTGGGCCATCGTGCGCAGGGTGGCACCCGCCCGGTTGCTGGAGATTCTGGATGCGGTACGCGAACGGGGCTTCCTCGGCTTTATCCGCGACAAGATCTCCGACGTCGCCTCCTCGCTGTTTGGCGGCCTCGCGGACCGCTCCGATACCCTTGGCACCCTGTTCACGACCTTTGGCCGTCTGGCCAGCGCCGCCGGCGAAATCGTCGCGGGGCTGGCCCGGGGCGACTGCGAGCCGCTGTTCGCGGCGCTCGGCCAGCTGCGCGATCTGGTCGGCGAGCTGGCACGGGACGCCTTCGACGCCATCGCCGAGTTTTTCCGCCCGGTTGGCGACTTCTTCAGCGATATCTGGAACCGTTACGGTGCGCCGCTGTTCGACTGGCTGGGCGAGGTCGCCGGCGATACCTGGGACTATGTCCGCAACCTTGGCCAGCAAATCTGGGACTGGACCCGGCCGGTGGTCGATGCCATCCGCTCGGTCATCTCCGATGCCTGGGACTGGATCAAGCAGCAGTTGGGGCTCTCCAGCAGCGAGGGCAACAGTTCCGGCGGCCTGATCCAGTGGGTCAAGGACCAGGCCGCCTCCGCCTGGTCGGCGATCAAAACCGAACTTGCGCCGGTCATCGGGCCCATCCAGCGCCTGGTCGACAAGGTGCGCGAGATCCTGCCGCTCGACGCCATCGTTAACTTCCGCGATACCCTCAATGGCTGGCTCGAGCAGGCCGGCAGCATGGCACAGAACCTGGACCCGAGCGCCGGCGGCGATGCCGCCGAAAACCAGGTCAGCCTGCGCGACGAGATCCTGCCGGCGATACTCGCGCGCATCGAGGCCTTCCAGGGCAGCCTGGTCAGCACCGGTCTCTGGGTCGCAACCCACATCGGCGCCGCGGTCACCCAGGGCCAGGCGTTCATTTCCGGGCTCGCCGGCCAGCCGCTGCTGAGCCCGGTGCGCAGTGCCTTCGACTGGCTCAGTTCGGGACTGACGAGCCTCGGCAACTGGGCCGCGCAGACGGTGCAGGGGCTTTTCATCAGCCTGGGTAACGGCCTGGTCAGGCTGTCGACCTTTATCCGCCCGGTGCTCGATGCACTGCAGCGCATCCTGCAGATCCTCGGCAATATCCTCGCCTTCCTGCCGGACTTTCTGCTCGGCCCGGCCTGGTGGGTACTGCCGACCTGCATCAAGGACAGCCTTAAGCAGTTCTTCATCGAGCAGATTCTGAGCCGCATTCCGCTGTTCCAGCAGCTGATGGCAGTCGGCGACATCTGGGCCCGGGTGCAGCAGGCGGCCCTGCGCATCCTGCAGCAGGTATTCGTCGACGGCGATCTCGGCGGCGCCCTCTGGACCTTTTTCAGCAGCATGCTCAACCTGATCGGTATCCCGGCGCAGCTGGTGCTGCAGATCATCGCCAACGCCGCCCAGGCGTTCAGCGATATCCTGATGGACCCTATCGGCTTTTTCGGCAACTTCCTGCGCTCCATCTGGCAGGGCGCCAGCAACTTCTTCAGCAACATACTCACACACCTGTTCAACGGCGTGACCGGCTGGCTGTTCGGCCAGGTCGAGGAAGCCGGTATCACGCCGCCGGACCTGACCAGCTTCCGCTCGATCGTCGACTTCGTGTTCCAGCTGATGGGGCTGACCCTGGAGCATATCTGGAGCAAGCTCGGCGAGCATATCGGCCAGCCGCTGATGGAGCGGCTGCGCGGCGCCGTGGAACTGGCCAGCGGCGCCTTCGAATGGCTGCGCATCGCCGTCACCGAAGGCCCCGCAGGGCTCTGGAACCTGCTGCAGCAGCGCCTCGGTGACCTCTGGAACCTGGTACTTGGCAGCGTCGCCAACTGGGTCAATACGGCGATCATCGCCACCGCGTCGCGCTGGCTGCTGTCCCTGCTCGATGTCTCCGGCATCACCCCGATCATCAATGCGCTGATCGCCGTCTACCGAGCCATCGAGTCCTTCGTGCAGTACGTCAACGAACTGCTGCAAATCCTCAATTCGGTGATTATGGGCATTGGCGAGATCGCCCGCGGCGTCATCGACCGTGCCGCCGAGCTGCTCGAGAGCAGCCTGGCGAGCGGCGTACCGGTGGTGGTGGGCTTCCTGGCCAATCAGTTCAACCTGGGCCGTCTGGGAACGCGCATCCGCGAACTCGTCGAGAGCCTGCGTGCGCGCGTCGACGCAGCCCTGGACTGGATCATCGAGCGCGCCCTGCGCCTGGGCCAGGGCTTTCTCGACATGCTGCGTTCGGGCGCCGCCGCGGTACGCAACTGGTGGGAAAGCCGCAAGACCTTCAACGACAGCGAGGGCGGCGATCACGCGCTCTACTTCGAGGGTCGTGGCGGCGAGCTGATCGTCGAGAGTACACCGACGCCGGTGGGCCAGTTCCTGCAACACCTCGCCATCGCCGAGGCAGATCCGCAGCACGCCGCCAAAACCCGTCACCGCACCGAGGCACTTAGGATCCATGGCGACATCACCCAGCTCAAGCGGCGCCTGGAAACGGCGCCGGAGGCCGAGCGCGGTACCCTGCAGACGGAACTGAGCCAGCAGCTGGATCAGCTGGCGGTACACCTGACGCCGCTGCTGGTTGGCCAGGACGCAACCGCCGGTGGCCGCATTCCCGACCCGCTGACGCTGGCCGCGCTAGACCAGCCGCCGGCTGCCCTGCCCCGCACCCCCGAGGAGGAGCAGGCGGACCTCAACGGCGCCCGCCAGCTACTGATGCTGGCGAAAGAAGGGGCAGACGGTACCGCCGCGCTTAGCGAATACTTCCAGCGCATTCGCACCCGCTTTGCACTCGACGAGGTCGCCTACCATATGGAGGGCGGCCGCATCCGTATCCGCCTGCGCGCCGCCCGCCAGCAGGAGGTCGACGTCGACGCGCCGGTCACCACCGGTACGCCCGGCGTCGATCTGCGCAGCCAGGTGACCCACAGCACCGGCAGCGCCGCCGGCGATACTGTCGGCGTGGGCATGGTGGCGGACCCGGTGGGCGAGGACCATATCCCCAACGGCAGTGGCCCCCAGTCCGGTGAACTGGCGGGAGTGATGGGCAAGCTGGTGACGGACCCTGGCCAGCGCAACCCGTCAAAGTACATCCGCGGCCATCTGCTGAACGAACAGATCGGCGGGCCCGGTACCGCGCAAAACCTCTACCCGATCACCGGCCAGGCCAACGAACGCCACAAGACGCTGGTCGAGAACCCGATCAAGAACTGGGTGAAACAGAGCCACTACTGGGTCTACTACTCGGTGCAGGTCGCCGGCATCAGCGAACATATCGAGCATCCCGAACAGAAGCACCCGCAAAACTGGATCAACGCCAGCTTCCAGTGCCATGCCTACGTCAAGTACGCCGACGGCTCGCAGCACAACCCGATCCGCGAGACCATCGTCTCGAACTATGTTCAGGGCAGCGCCGAAGCGAGCGAGGCCGATACCGGGCCGCGCCTCGACGCCGGCATCAAGGGCGCGCTCGACGCCCTGCCGGCAGCACGGCGCAGCGTGGCCGCCATCCTCGAACGGGTACGCGACTACAATGCCGACCGTTCGCCCGGTATCCCGTTCGGCGATGCCCGCGCCGGCACCCTGATTGCGGCCTACAACCGCTACGACGAAGGCGACCTCAACAACCTGGACAGCCAGCGCCGCAGCGACCTCAGCTATATCAACAACCGCGCCGACAGCATCCGCGCCATCCTCGCCAACGCAGACTGA
- a CDS encoding eCIS core domain-containing protein, with amino-acid sequence MLHSYRRRTARWAPAAFRSPQRRGYHQGSRVRAVLQPALKIGQPNDRYEQQADRVASQVMAGGRREAILPVDTSAQRLCAECEEEEMLQTKQTPGAEPASGAVTGPPTGGSKLPAGLQHRMERGFGASFADVRIHTGNAANQSTSTIGARAYTVGHHIVFAGDEYRPAHPDSQQLLAHELTHVLQQRQGGMRLQRDLAREHRRGPEATQALSDAQVADAVAFNSARFDDRYMIGLMRDVLGLSRLPMETDDAFARAVGEFQAFWRLPQDGKLGHRTTHRLFQEFVAEGLFRDAVLLLIESYGLHVDRALNDISTTRAAAVCGPTFAHVEGGPHCGGGPVELVVCRNDLRTPSFGAYNLLIRIINHELVHVPQCARGTGNPDVDEFEAFFSEVCARGRMPQLDAAQRVASANSALTHFAAIPVPLRTAARTTMRDQLRAIIAAGGAGRC; translated from the coding sequence ATGTTACACAGCTATCGGCGCCGCACTGCCCGCTGGGCACCGGCGGCCTTTCGCAGTCCGCAACGACGCGGCTACCACCAGGGCAGCCGGGTGCGCGCGGTGCTGCAACCGGCATTGAAAATCGGCCAGCCCAACGACCGCTATGAACAGCAGGCTGACCGGGTCGCCAGCCAGGTGATGGCAGGCGGACGCCGGGAGGCGATACTGCCGGTTGATACCTCGGCACAGCGCCTGTGCGCCGAATGCGAAGAAGAAGAGATGTTGCAGACCAAGCAGACGCCGGGCGCGGAGCCTGCGTCCGGCGCCGTCACCGGACCGCCTACCGGCGGCAGCAAGCTCCCCGCCGGACTGCAACACCGTATGGAGCGGGGCTTTGGTGCGTCCTTTGCCGACGTGCGCATCCATACCGGCAACGCGGCGAACCAGTCCACCTCGACCATAGGCGCCAGGGCCTATACCGTCGGACACCATATCGTCTTTGCCGGCGACGAATACCGGCCAGCGCATCCCGACAGTCAGCAGCTGCTGGCCCATGAGCTGACCCACGTATTGCAGCAGCGCCAGGGCGGGATGCGGCTGCAGCGGGATCTGGCGCGGGAGCACCGGCGCGGCCCCGAAGCCACCCAGGCGCTGAGCGATGCCCAGGTGGCGGATGCCGTCGCTTTCAACAGCGCCCGCTTCGACGACCGCTACATGATCGGGCTGATGCGCGACGTGCTCGGCCTGAGTCGCCTGCCGATGGAAACGGACGACGCCTTTGCCCGTGCCGTCGGCGAATTCCAGGCGTTCTGGCGGCTACCGCAGGACGGCAAGCTCGGTCACCGCACCACCCATCGACTGTTCCAGGAGTTCGTCGCCGAAGGGCTGTTCCGGGATGCGGTGCTGTTGCTGATCGAATCCTACGGCTTGCACGTCGATCGCGCCCTCAATGACATCAGTACCACCCGGGCAGCTGCCGTCTGTGGTCCGACCTTCGCCCATGTCGAAGGCGGTCCCCATTGCGGCGGCGGCCCCGTCGAACTGGTGGTTTGTCGCAACGACCTGAGAACCCCGAGCTTCGGTGCCTACAATCTGCTGATCCGCATTATCAACCACGAGCTGGTCCATGTACCCCAGTGTGCGCGGGGTACCGGCAACCCCGATGTCGACGAGTTTGAAGCCTTCTTCTCCGAAGTCTGCGCACGGGGCCGAATGCCCCAGCTGGACGCCGCCCAACGGGTCGCCTCGGCCAACAGCGCCCTGACGCACTTCGCCGCGATCCCGGTGCCGCTGCGCACCGCCGCCCGAACCACCATGCGTGACCAGCTGCGTGCCATTATCGCCGCCGGTGGCGCCGGTCGCTGCTGA
- a CDS encoding DUF6519 domain-containing protein codes for MKTQISRHSFAPEQRYSGVYQQMGRMITDADWNELNDLVQHRLVEALTDVIGDGSPRARGLVRQTGADSYELRWGHVYVDGIPGRVVPDDPTLGPVFVFEHQADLPGVPALTAGSHRLYLDVWERTVTPLEDPTLMDPGLHGADTCTRSQTMAQVKACPATVDPTAVALNPPIGTIPLSLWIRQGATLHDPCDPCAEELSLPEDVGNFLFRVEVHDVLWSDEPIPEIIGLTLKWSRENGAEAYQVGQFPPGFDSGHWSYEYFSGPSDTADEHMLSEKHLGRHLLPGFSPQRGVLSHGYSPESAPAMSLVRRWDGFARFDFDGAAWTLSEGYDRNIELSTGLGDSDHGFVDIGGASIELNLDQLLLQFSLADELALAGDYWLATVRQAIHSAGDPLIEAETPQGILHHYWLIGSVDVDADGVITRFTPDLDNACKAFEFPPLTDIDAGDVCYRNEACEMPGVRTVEDALDHLCRERDLRWHNKHLHGWGVVCGLVAECGGEVLPDTNGTLHHRRVRVSKGYALSCEGDDIVLEQQQFFDVIAALEQLDNNPLDDGSGEVCLYIELNDSGAPVLRISAEEAPNDDAYGWLKGTLWLDFYNDCLKGLIDEIRAEIEDLGDDSIAAAENDEQLVSPQRMRVTSLLNLLAQLFYRPHGEQVFLSLREHALLHAFYLRLREILASTTFCGQSRGQDFPAYPFPDTGLNTWFGKNHHDKLAHQPAGDLLLSYGGAGTELNLYSIAEGTLVAVDTVPSAEGAEISAATFSNDSQLLFVAADINGTDSILSRARLEGLKLVWEQSAILCGLRISDLRFDPSQSQTLYATGIGSGLFVLNTGQLFGDEKQIPTPAYRFNASGHVDAANGLYYATAQSQEAETNDGRYDRVVRIDLAKARGITGAPQTPDFELLLQQNGQSVQGSDGLAVGEVQADDTGANRQAALFVAIDGSASKSVWEYGGALSPTSPPQRQLSGLANTGLRLRYHAQEQGLLLSLEDEFRLQLWQNGKPVVDRVPVQLFPCDFCIDAKSGDVLVLNFASNTISAVPRAELHIDDGFLDQLRSYRLQVLLAFIALFGNLLQNLKDCFCNLLLTRCPECDDDEKVWLAKVEIRDNEVYKICNFAKRRHVKTFPKVEYWLSLIPVLPAIRKAVQSFCCSLIPNKFQPLVERYMMPVQSTQTPIKGAQYRQSVKTVQRTDMRQLLRTPMQNLRLSGQLAVDGLMTTSRALEPGGAVSKQAYRNLATEEAVTQLEAQQIKTEVKPYDPQRSGDYIRAYTTTPNLIPRGSKVTVYEEQGQVKFYTLETATTTAIAVDDSQLDAFAARKEALADLSALNSSLAEAGARKAAVEEVGALQNQLDTLDQRKVETQQEIGGLQLQLAELKSERSSLETEIGSLQEGLKTTTQELDKLKVEIDGQRPISAAGVDTDTRKVLLEAGIMTLSDLAVADSTTLTSGTRLTRTQANKLIRDTQTRLKLR; via the coding sequence ATGAAAACCCAGATATCCCGCCACAGCTTCGCCCCCGAACAGCGTTACTCCGGCGTCTATCAGCAGATGGGCCGCATGATTACCGATGCTGACTGGAATGAACTCAACGACCTGGTACAGCACCGCCTGGTTGAGGCCCTGACGGACGTGATCGGCGACGGCAGCCCCCGCGCGCGCGGGCTGGTACGCCAGACCGGCGCCGACAGTTATGAACTGCGCTGGGGTCATGTCTACGTCGACGGCATCCCGGGCCGGGTAGTGCCAGACGATCCGACACTGGGACCGGTGTTCGTCTTCGAGCACCAGGCAGACCTGCCCGGCGTGCCGGCGTTAACCGCGGGCAGCCACCGGCTCTATCTGGACGTCTGGGAGCGCACGGTTACCCCGCTGGAAGATCCGACACTGATGGACCCGGGCCTGCATGGTGCCGACACCTGCACCCGCAGCCAGACCATGGCGCAGGTCAAGGCCTGCCCGGCCACGGTGGACCCAACAGCGGTGGCGCTGAACCCGCCGATCGGCACCATTCCACTGAGCCTCTGGATCCGCCAGGGCGCCACCCTGCATGACCCCTGCGACCCCTGTGCGGAAGAGCTTTCCCTGCCGGAAGACGTCGGCAACTTCCTGTTCCGTGTCGAGGTGCACGATGTGCTCTGGTCCGATGAGCCGATCCCCGAAATCATCGGCCTGACGCTGAAATGGTCGCGGGAAAATGGCGCCGAAGCCTACCAGGTCGGCCAGTTTCCGCCGGGCTTCGACAGCGGTCACTGGAGCTACGAGTACTTCTCGGGCCCGAGCGATACGGCGGACGAGCATATGCTCAGCGAGAAGCACCTGGGGCGACACCTGCTACCGGGCTTTTCGCCACAGCGCGGCGTACTCAGCCACGGCTACAGTCCGGAATCCGCGCCCGCCATGTCGCTGGTCAGGCGCTGGGACGGCTTCGCCCGTTTCGATTTCGACGGCGCGGCCTGGACCCTGAGCGAGGGCTACGACCGCAATATCGAACTCAGTACTGGCCTTGGCGACAGCGACCACGGCTTTGTGGATATCGGCGGCGCCAGCATTGAGCTCAACCTCGATCAGCTGCTGCTGCAATTCAGCCTCGCGGACGAACTGGCTCTGGCCGGCGACTACTGGCTTGCCACGGTGCGCCAGGCCATCCATAGCGCCGGTGATCCTCTGATCGAGGCCGAGACTCCCCAGGGCATCCTGCACCACTACTGGCTGATCGGCAGCGTCGATGTGGACGCTGATGGCGTCATCACGCGCTTCACACCGGACCTCGACAATGCCTGCAAGGCCTTCGAGTTCCCGCCCCTGACCGACATCGACGCCGGCGACGTCTGCTACCGCAACGAAGCCTGCGAGATGCCGGGGGTGCGCACCGTCGAGGATGCCCTTGATCACCTGTGCCGCGAGCGTGACCTGCGCTGGCACAACAAGCACCTGCACGGCTGGGGCGTGGTCTGCGGCCTGGTGGCCGAGTGCGGTGGCGAGGTCCTGCCGGACACCAACGGTACCCTGCACCACCGCCGGGTGCGCGTCAGCAAGGGCTACGCACTCAGCTGCGAGGGCGACGATATCGTGCTCGAGCAGCAGCAGTTTTTCGATGTGATCGCGGCACTGGAGCAACTGGACAACAATCCGCTCGATGATGGCAGCGGCGAGGTTTGCCTGTATATCGAACTGAATGACAGCGGCGCACCGGTGCTGCGTATCAGCGCTGAAGAAGCCCCGAACGACGACGCCTACGGCTGGCTCAAGGGCACGCTCTGGCTCGATTTCTACAACGACTGCCTGAAAGGCCTGATCGACGAGATCCGGGCCGAGATCGAGGACCTGGGCGATGACAGCATTGCCGCCGCCGAGAACGATGAACAGCTGGTTTCGCCGCAACGCATGCGCGTTACCAGCCTGCTGAACCTGCTGGCGCAGCTGTTCTACCGTCCCCATGGCGAACAGGTGTTCCTGTCACTGCGCGAGCACGCGTTGCTGCACGCCTTTTACCTGCGGCTGCGTGAAATTCTGGCCAGCACCACCTTCTGCGGTCAGTCCCGTGGCCAGGACTTCCCTGCATACCCCTTCCCGGACACGGGTCTCAACACCTGGTTTGGCAAGAATCACCATGACAAGCTAGCGCATCAGCCCGCGGGCGATCTGCTGTTGAGCTATGGTGGCGCCGGTACCGAGCTGAATCTCTACAGCATTGCCGAGGGCACGCTGGTGGCGGTCGACACTGTGCCCTCGGCCGAGGGCGCCGAGATCAGCGCCGCGACCTTCAGCAACGACAGCCAGCTGCTGTTCGTCGCCGCCGACATTAACGGTACCGACAGCATTCTCAGCCGCGCCCGCCTCGAGGGCCTGAAGCTGGTGTGGGAACAGAGTGCCATTCTCTGCGGCCTGCGCATATCGGACCTGCGCTTCGACCCGTCGCAGTCCCAGACACTCTATGCGACCGGTATCGGCAGCGGCCTGTTCGTACTCAATACCGGGCAGCTGTTCGGCGACGAGAAGCAGATCCCGACCCCGGCGTACCGTTTCAATGCCAGCGGCCATGTCGATGCCGCCAACGGTCTCTACTACGCAACCGCGCAGAGCCAGGAGGCCGAGACCAACGACGGCCGTTACGACCGCGTGGTGCGCATTGACCTGGCCAAGGCCCGCGGTATTACCGGCGCGCCCCAGACACCGGACTTCGAACTGCTGCTGCAGCAGAATGGCCAGAGCGTGCAAGGCAGCGACGGCCTCGCCGTCGGCGAAGTGCAGGCTGACGACACCGGGGCCAACCGCCAGGCCGCGCTTTTCGTCGCCATCGACGGCAGCGCCAGCAAGTCGGTGTGGGAATACGGCGGCGCCCTCAGTCCCACATCGCCGCCCCAGCGGCAACTCTCAGGACTGGCGAACACCGGCTTGCGGCTGCGCTACCATGCGCAGGAACAGGGCCTGCTGCTAAGCCTCGAAGACGAATTCCGGCTGCAACTGTGGCAGAACGGCAAGCCGGTTGTCGATCGGGTACCGGTACAGCTGTTTCCCTGCGACTTCTGCATCGATGCCAAGAGTGGCGACGTGCTGGTGCTGAACTTCGCCAGCAACACCATCAGCGCGGTGCCGCGGGCTGAACTGCACATCGACGACGGCTTCCTCGACCAGCTGCGCAGCTACCGGTTACAGGTGCTGTTGGCCTTCATTGCGCTGTTCGGCAACCTGCTGCAAAACCTCAAGGACTGCTTCTGTAACCTGCTGCTGACCCGCTGCCCCGAGTGCGATGACGATGAGAAGGTCTGGCTGGCAAAGGTCGAGATCCGCGACAACGAGGTGTACAAGATCTGCAACTTCGCCAAGCGCCGCCACGTCAAGACCTTCCCCAAGGTCGAGTACTGGCTGTCACTCATTCCCGTATTACCCGCCATTCGCAAGGCGGTGCAGTCCTTCTGCTGCAGCCTGATCCCGAACAAATTCCAGCCACTGGTCGAGCGCTACATGATGCCGGTCCAGAGCACCCAGACGCCCATCAAGGGCGCCCAGTACCGCCAGTCGGTCAAGACCGTGCAGCGCACCGACATGCGCCAGCTGTTGCGCACGCCGATGCAGAACCTGCGCCTGTCTGGACAACTGGCCGTCGATGGCCTGATGACCACCAGCCGCGCCCTGGAGCCCGGCGGCGCTGTCAGCAAGCAGGCCTATCGCAACCTGGCCACCGAAGAGGCCGTGACGCAGCTCGAGGCGCAACAGATCAAAACCGAGGTAAAACCCTACGACCCGCAGCGTTCCGGCGACTATATCCGCGCCTACACGACGACACCCAACCTGATACCCAGAGGCAGCAAGGTGACCGTCTACGAGGAGCAGGGACAGGTCAAGTTCTACACGCTGGAAACTGCAACCACGACGGCGATCGCCGTCGACGACAGCCAGCTCGACGCCTTCGCGGCGCGCAAGGAAGCACTGGCAGATCTCAGCGCCCTGAACAGCAGCCTGGCTGAAGCGGGGGCGCGCAAAGCGGCGGTCGAGGAAGTCGGCGCGCTGCAGAACCAGCTCGATACGCTGGATCAGCGCAAGGTTGAGACGCAGCAGGAGATCGGCGGTCTGCAGCTACAGCTGGCTGAACTCAAATCCGAACGCAGCAGCCTGGAAACCGAGATCGGCTCGCTGCAGGAAGGCCTCAAGACAACGACGCAGGAGCTGGACAAGCTCAAGGTCGAAATCGACGGCCAGCGTCCGATCAGCGCCGCCGGCGTCGATACCGACACCCGCAAGGTGCTGCTCGAGGCAGGCATCATGACACTGTCGGACCTGGCGGTGGCCGATTCAACAACACTGACCAGCGGTACCCGCCTGACCCGCACCCAGGCCAACAAACTGATCAGGGATACCCAGACACGCTTGAAACTGCGATAA